The Methylomonas sp. UP202 DNA window CCATCGTCAACGCCTACGGCCCGGCCACGACCTGGCCCTTCGTCGCAGGCTACGCGGCGATGGCGGCGGCGTTTTGGATGGGCGGCTGGCGGGCGCCCTGCAAAAAATCGGGAGTACAAATCTAGATTTGTACTCCGGCAAATTGCCTGCGTCGCTTGGCGGCTTTGAGTTGATCGCGGCATTGGTTAGGCCACAGCCATCCGTCAAGCGTTTTTCTAGGTCTATATCGTTAGGGTTAGCTACGCGGAGATAGTTTCAGGTAGGCACACCTGGACATCTCCCGGAGTACAAATCTAGATTTGTACTCCATGACACGACGCTTGCTCTGGTGGACAAAGCCGACTGACCGGGAACTCGCTAGCAGAAAAATAGCGGATTTTCCGGCGAGAGCGGCGTTTCCGAGTGCAACTCCAGATGGGGTCGTCGGCTGATAGGTTGCAAAGCTTCTGGGGTTATCGCGCCTGAGATAAGTTTTCGCCATCCGCTTAGTCCATTCTCTTAAGATGTTGGCTCGGGGTCTGGTTGTCCGTTAGCCGGAGTACAAATCTAGATTTGTACTCCAAGCACGACGCTTGCTTTGGCGGATAAAACCGACTGAACTGGAAACGCGCTAGCCGAAAATTAGCGGACTTTTCGGCGAGAGCGGCGTTTCGGAGTGCAAGTCCAGTTGGGTTCGCCGGCTGATAGGTTGCGAAGCTTGGCGTTTATCGCGCCTGCGATAAGTTTTCGCCATCCGCCTAGTCCACACTCTAAATATGCTGGTTCTTGGTCCGGTTGTCCGTTTCCCGTAGTACAAATCTAGATTTGTACTACCGATAAATTTCGTTAGACTCGGAAGAGGACTTTCCGGGGAGTTGAAGCCGATGTTTAAGAAAGGTCGACACGCGCCGGCGCATTTACAACTCGATCGCGCGCAATATTTCGTCACTGGTGCGATTTATCGAAGGCGGCCGCTACTGCGAGACCACGACGTTAAGCAATATTTGTTGGAAACCATGCGGGATTGTCTGGCCGAAAAAGCTTGGCAACTTGAACACTGGGTGATACTCGACAACCACTACCATCTGATGGCGACCAGCGCTCTTGGGAGCGACTTGCCGAAAATCTTCCGCAAACTCCACGTGTTGTCGGCCCGCTATATCCTGGACCGCCAACATTCCGAATTACCGATTTGGTGGAACTATTGGGACTACTGCCCGCGCGGCGAACGCGACTACTACGTGCGCTTGAATTATCTGCTGAACAATCCAATTCAGCATGGCTACGCGAGCCGCTTGGAGGACTACCCGTATTCCAGTTTTGGTCAAACCTTGGCGAGTTTGGGGCGCGAGCGTTTGGCCAGGCAATTTACCGAGCACGCCGGTTATCGTAGCCTGAATTTGCCGGAAGACCGGGACGATTAGCGGGAATACAAATCCTGAGTTGCACATCCAAGCTTTGATGCCCGCTAAAAATGGATGCGGTTTGGCGGTATTAAGCCCTAATCAAGGCTGGAATTCACGACCGTTGGGTTGGCGGCAACGCATTGTCGAAAGAAGACAACAAACTCAAAGCCGTCAACCGGTGCCGGCGAATCACTGGAGTACAAATCTAGATTTGTACGCCGCCTCGGTGACTTAGTCACTGATCGCCATTAACCCCAGCGTTACATTGGCACCGTCCGCCGCCGTCAGCCGGTATCGCGGGCGTTCCGATAACTAAAAACGGTAGGTAATGGCTATGAGAGACTTGATCTTCGGTTTTGCCGAGAGCATTTTGCATATGAATCTGCGCGATCCGCACGACATCCCGTTTGCATTGCCGCTGATGTTGGCGGCGGGCTTGGGTTTTATACTGGGTTTTATCTTCATCCAATTGCTGGGCAACGAACAGCGCCAACAGCGCGACGATTAGTCGCCGCCGGTCAGCAATCCCCGCAACGCGGCGGCGTCGAGGATTTCGATGCTGCCGCGCTGCAAATTCAACCAACCCAGGCTTTCGAAACGCTTCAAATGCCGGGACACCACTTCCCGCACCGAGCCCAATTCCAGCGCTAGCTCCTGATGGGTTTTGTGGATCGTGGGGCCGTCGGCCGCCAATAGGGTTTGCGCCAGGCGCTGGTCGATGCTGGCAAAACTCAGCGCCGCCATCCGCTTGATCACGTCGGCCAGCCGCGTCGAGAAATTGCGAAACACGAATTCGCGGAAGAATGCCGATTGCTGCAAGCAGCGGTGGAACACGTGGGCCGGAATCGCGAAGGCGCTAACGTCGGTTTCGCTGTAACCCTCGGCCGGATACTGGCTGTCGCCGAGCAGGCAGGAGGTGGTCAGCACGCAGGAGTCGCCCGGCAACACCCGGTACAATAACACCTCGCGGCCGTCGGCCGACAAAATCTGCGCCTTGACGCTGCCGGACAGCAGCAACAAATAATGCTCGCAAGTCTTGCCCGGATAAAACACCTGTTGCCCCGCCGGCACCGTCACCAGCGTCGCCGCTTCCATCAGTTGTTCCACCTCCGCGTCCCGGCAACCGGCGAATTCCGGGAAGCGGTCTTTCCAGGCGTTGGCGTGTTTGAGCATGGCGGTCTCCGGCGGGATTTTTGTGGCTGGATTATAAGGGGATTGGGGGGATGGGGTAGCGTTTGCGGTAGTCGGTGGAGTTTGGCAGTTTGGCGAGATTGAATCGGGGATGGAGATGTTTGTTAGAATAGGTCGGGCGGTATATCAGCTTGGAATGGTGATATACGGAACTTTCTGATAACTAGTTAGAGCTCACTAGAAGCGTAACGCCGAAACCATGAATCTCAACTTTAACGTTTTCCCGGTGCTATGCTATTTGGCCATGGTCGCGTTTGCCTCAGCATTCATCCTCGTCGCTGGGCTTCCACCTTTACGGGACCTTACGCCGACTTCATCTGCATATCTCGCGTTAACGATATTTTTCTTCCTCTTACCTGAAGCAAAGAAGCTGAAAATGGGTAAGCTTTTCGAATACGAGGCAAAGGTGGAGGAGCTAAAGGGAGAAATGCGCGACCTCAAACAAGAAACCCAAGCTAGTCTCGCCGCATATACGACAATGGTCTCCACCATCTCCAATTCAGTGACACAGTCCTTCGTCATTAATATTCCGAATCAAGACGAAGCTAATAATGCTAGACATGCGCTTCAAAATGCATCGGCAGCTCCGCCGGAAAAGCCGATCCACCCCGAGGACGTGGAAATATTCGTTGACGAGTCGGGCGGTGATAGAAACTACGCGCTAGCAAAAATCCGAATGCAAATTGAATCTGAACTAAGACGCATCGTAGACAAGCCGACAACCTTGAAAGAAATTGATCGGGAAAGCATCCGATTTCTCTCGGCGAGATCACTCTATTCGTTATTATGCGACTCCCATCCAGAATACAAAGAAATAAGATCGACGTTCGATTACATCTTGAGAATCTGCAACGCGGCGATTCACACGCAAAACATTCCTGAAAGCCACGCTCAAGAAGCCATATCCATGGGGTTGCAATTTATCCATAGTCTAAGGCAGGTTGAGTCCAAGTGAGTTCTAATCGGCCGCTGGAGTGGGCATCTCCGCGCTGTGTGCTCAACGGCACGTTAGGCGTCTGAGCTGCATTAATGAAACGAACCACCGTTGCAATTTCGTTGTTAGCTATCTTGCTGTTCGTAACCAATGCTTGGTGGGCTTATCGCCTCGTGGACGCAGGCGTTTCCTACACCTATCAAGGCGTATCACTTGAGGAAAACCAAGAAGCACTTTCGCAAGCGCTGGCGATAATCAAAGTCCTTGGTACTAGCACGGGTTCGCGTGAGCAGATCGTTCAGGCCGCGCAAAAAGCTTGGCGATCCTCCGACCCATTCGAAGAGGATGGTTACTTGTGGGTTGGTCGTCTTGGTCTTCGTTTCAATGAGTCTGGACACCTCGTTGAAGCGGTGAGTGGTGAATAGCCTTGCTAGCCCGCGTAGGTACGATTAGCGGTAGCGTAATCGTACGCGTGTTGTTGAATTTGCCGCGACTGATTTTAATGTCGGGTCTCGGCCCGACAGCCGAGTTTCTTTCTTTTGCTTGGCCAAAAGAAAGAAACCAAAGAAAAGGCCACCCCATGCCGCTTGTATCCTGCGCTCCTGCGGGTTTGAGCGGGGTTTTTGGAAGGGCTATCCATAGCCCTCCAAAAACGCGCGGCATCCCTGCCGCGCCCCTGCCGGGCAAATCCGCTCAAACCCTCCGGTGCTCGGCGCGGCATCAGGGGACAACACCCGTCGCGATTGTAACGTTGCTTAATCAGCCAGCGTAGGTACGATTAGCGTCAGCGTAATCGTACGCATGTTGTTGAATTTGCTGCGACTGATTTTAACGTCGGGTTTCGGCCCGACAGCCGAGATACTTTCGCTACGCAAACCATCCCTGGTTTTCGCCCCGCGGGCCAGCCTATCGGCTGTTCAAATTCGTTCCTGACGAATTTGTGCTTGGCCTCGGCAATTGCTCCTGCATTGCTCTAACTCTTGCATCCATGCAGTCGAAAGAAAAGTAGCCAAAAGACAAATCCGCCGGGAGCGGATTTGGACGTAAGCGCTCAGCCGTTCCACATCGCCAGACGTTGCAGGTTATGATTTAATCCAGATCACCGAACGGCAGCAGTTCGTCGATGCGGCTGTTGGGCCAGATGGGGAGTTTTTCCAGGGTGTCTTTTAGCCAGGCGGCCGGATCGAGGCCATTGAGTTTGGCGGTGCCTAGCAGGGTTTGAATAACGGCGGCCCGTTGTCCGGCGCGTTCGGAACCAGCGAACAGCCAATTCTTTTTACCCAAGGCAATGGGGCGAATGCTGTTTTCGACCGGATTATTGTCGATAGGCAGATCGCCGGTTTCGGCGTAACGGCTTAAGGCAACCCAGCGTTTCAGGCTGTAGTCGATGGCTTTGGCCGTGGCGGTATTGGGCGCGGTGCGCAATCGGGTCTGCTGTAACCAAGCCTGCAAGTCTGTCAGTAGCGGCAGGCTTTTTTCGGCGCGTAGCTGTTTGCGCTGGTCAGCTGTCATCTCGCGGCCCTCGGTTTCAATGGCGTACAGTTTGGCGATGCGATTCAGTGCTGCTTGTGCGATAGGGCTCTGACTGGTTTGCAACAGGTCGAAGAATTTGCGCCGCGCATGCGCCAGGCAGGCCAGTTCGATACACGGCTCTAGCGGGTGTTGCGATGCGGGATGGGCACGGGTCGTAGCAAACAGGGCTTTATAGCCCGCATAGTCATCCACCAGTAAATGGCCGCGCCAATCGCCCAGGAACTGCTGCACATGCCGGCCGCCACGACCGGCTTGATAATCGAAGACGATAAGCTTCGGTCCCGGTTGCAGATCATTGCTGCGATAGGCCCACAGATAGGCTTTCTTGGTTTTACCACTGCCGGGATCCAGTTGCGGCACCGGCGTCTCGTCGGCATGTAAGCTATCCCTTTGCAACAAATGCCAAGCCAAGCGGTCGGCTAAGGGCGCTAAAGCGACACCGAGTCGTCCGACCCAGTCGGCGAGTGTGGAGCGGGACAGGATCACCCCGTCACGGGCGGCGATTTGTTCCAACCGGTACAGCGGCAAATGATCGAGGTATTTACCGATCAGCACCCAGGTGAGCAAACCGACGGCAGCCATACCGCCATCGATCACCGCCGGTGGAATCGGTGCTGCGGTGATGGTTTCGCAGGCCCGACAGGCGTATTGCGGACGAATGTGTCGATGCACAAAGAACTTGGCCGGTTCGACGTCCAGTTGCTCGCTGATGTCTTCGCCGACTTTGACCAGGTCTTTACCGCAGTGGCCACAAGCGCAGGATTCCGGTTCATGGCGATGCTCAATGCGCGGCAGATGCTCAGGCAACGGTTGGCGACCGGCACGTGGGCGTTTGGGACGGGCCACGGTATCGCAGGGCTGATCATCCCGGAGTTGTTCGACTTCCTCATCAATCGCTGAGATATCGGAATTCCAGGTTTCCTCGAACACATCCCGCTGCAACGGGGCCAGACTTTCGTTCTTGCGACTGAAGCGGATGCGTTTGTAATACGCCAGCTCATGGGTCAGCGCGCCGATTTTGAGGTCTTTGGCGTGAATCGTGGCGTCTTTGGCTTGGATGACTTGGGCATCCTGGGCTGCCTGATCCATCAGCGCCTGAAGCAGGGCCGCCACCTCGGTTTTGGCAGTCGGCTCCAGGTTCAATTGGTCGAGTTTGGCCAGCGGATTCATGGGTGAATTATACCGCAATGCCCTATCCAATGCCTTGATATTAGGACATTTTAGGGCTTTTTTACCGCCGCGTTTTACCTCTGATTCACACCTGCCAGTCGGCTTGGGGCTGGGCGGATAAGCGTTGCCAATCGACTCCAGCAATTAACCAGTGCCATTGCGCCTGCGTCAGCGCAAACACCGCATCGCCCACCCTGGGCCAGACAAAACTGCCTTGGTGCAAACGGCGCTGACACAGCCAAACCCCATTGCCATCCCACACCAACAACCGTAGCCGGTTGCCCGCACGATTACGAAAGATAAACGCCGATCCGGCACACGGGGCATGCCCCAGACTCTGTTGAACAATCGCTGACAAGCCATCCAAACCACGCCGCATGTCCACCGGCGCCACCGCCAACCAAATCTGCGCGGGATAATCGATCAAGCCAGACATCGTAACAACTCGGCTACCCAGCCCGCCGATACTGAAGACGAAATCTCCAGCCTATAACCGTCGACATCGGTCAAGACCATAGCCGCAGCTGCGGGTGTCGCCACAGAAGCAGGCTCAGGCTGTTCAATCTGCACCGGCACCAAAGCGACCGGCTCTACCGCAGGCCGTTTGCGATAGTCGCACAGTCTGGCAGTAAATGTCCGTACATTGATGCCTTCCTGCACGCAATACTCAACCTGCGACAAACCACTGCCTTGCCATTCTTCAATATGCTGACGCCATTTCGATGTAACGGCCATCG harbors:
- a CDS encoding transposase; the encoded protein is MFKKGRHAPAHLQLDRAQYFVTGAIYRRRPLLRDHDVKQYLLETMRDCLAEKAWQLEHWVILDNHYHLMATSALGSDLPKIFRKLHVLSARYILDRQHSELPIWWNYWDYCPRGERDYYVRLNYLLNNPIQHGYASRLEDYPYSSFGQTLASLGRERLARQFTEHAGYRSLNLPEDRDD
- a CDS encoding Crp/Fnr family transcriptional regulator; amino-acid sequence: MLKHANAWKDRFPEFAGCRDAEVEQLMEAATLVTVPAGQQVFYPGKTCEHYLLLLSGSVKAQILSADGREVLLYRVLPGDSCVLTTSCLLGDSQYPAEGYSETDVSAFAIPAHVFHRCLQQSAFFREFVFRNFSTRLADVIKRMAALSFASIDQRLAQTLLAADGPTIHKTHQELALELGSVREVVSRHLKRFESLGWLNLQRGSIEILDAAALRGLLTGGD
- the tnpB gene encoding IS66 family insertion sequence element accessory protein TnpB (TnpB, as the term is used for proteins encoded by IS66 family insertion elements, is considered an accessory protein, since TnpC, encoded by a neighboring gene, is a DDE family transposase.), whose translation is MSGLIDYPAQIWLAVAPVDMRRGLDGLSAIVQQSLGHAPCAGSAFIFRNRAGNRLRLLVWDGNGVWLCQRRLHQGSFVWPRVGDAVFALTQAQWHWLIAGVDWQRLSAQPQADWQV
- a CDS encoding IS66 family transposase, with the protein product MDQAAQDAQVIQAKDATIHAKDLKIGALTHELAYYKRIRFSRKNESLAPLQRDVFEETWNSDISAIDEEVEQLRDDQPCDTVARPKRPRAGRQPLPEHLPRIEHRHEPESCACGHCGKDLVKVGEDISEQLDVEPAKFFVHRHIRPQYACRACETITAAPIPPAVIDGGMAAVGLLTWVLIGKYLDHLPLYRLEQIAARDGVILSRSTLADWVGRLGVALAPLADRLAWHLLQRDSLHADETPVPQLDPGSGKTKKAYLWAYRSNDLQPGPKLIVFDYQAGRGGRHVQQFLGDWRGHLLVDDYAGYKALFATTRAHPASQHPLEPCIELACLAHARRKFFDLLQTSQSPIAQAALNRIAKLYAIETEGREMTADQRKQLRAEKSLPLLTDLQAWLQQTRLRTAPNTATAKAIDYSLKRWVALSRYAETGDLPIDNNPVENSIRPIALGKKNWLFAGSERAGQRAAVIQTLLGTAKLNGLDPAAWLKDTLEKLPIWPNSRIDELLPFGDLD
- a CDS encoding IS66 family insertion sequence element accessory protein TnpB, which encodes MAVTSKWRQHIEEWQGSGLSQVEYCVQEGINVRTFTARLCDYRKRPAVEPVALVPVQIEQPEPASVATPAAAAMVLTDVDGYRLEISSSVSAGWVAELLRCLA